The genomic DNA CAAACGTGTAGATGGAGTAAGAGATAAAAAAGTTCATGTACTCTTTTCCATGGTAATCAATGTATGATGACGAATCTTTTTTAATAAGCCAAATTAGCAAGGGACCGATAAATACGGTAAAAAAACTAATTACATAAATGGCAGCAGCCAAGGTTCTTTCCTCATTTGTTGGCATTTTATTCACTCCTTTTTATCCTATAGTATTATTTACGGTTGAAATTATGAAAGGTTTCAAATGATTATACAAATAATTCCGGCTAAGAGAGTTCTTGTTCTGGACATGCTGCCATACATTTATAGTAGTCAACTTATAGAGAGGTGAAGCAGCTGATGATGTCAAAATTAGAAGCATTTGTACTTGGGATTATTCAGGGTTTAACTGAATTCATTCCCATCTCTAGTACGGGTCACTTGTATTTAGGAAGGCATTTATTTGGACTTGATGAAGCAGGTATTTTCTTAGATACGATGCTACATATCGGTACGCTATTAGCCGTTTTAGTCATTTATAAAAATGAAATCATAACAATAATAAAGAACCCATTTGGAAAACTTTCGAAACTTGTTATCATTGGTACGATCCCAGCAGTTGTAGTTGGGCTCTTATTAAGTGATTTATTTGATTCCATTTCAAAGACAGGTATAACAATTGGCTGGGAATTTATTTTTACAGGAATGATTTTATGGATCGCAGAAGGTGTACGTCGCGGTGACAAAACGCTACATTCTATCACATACGGAGACGCTTTATTCATCGGAACTTTCCAAGCTGCAGCTATCTTCCCTGCTGTTTCACGTTCAGGGTTAACTATTGCAGCAGGACTGTTCCGAAAGCTTGATCGAGAAACTGCTGCCTACTTCTCATTTCTACTTTCTATTCCCGCGATTGCTGGTGGAGTGGTTTTACAATTTGGAGAATTAGCATCTGGACAGGTTGAGAATATCAGCTTTAGCAGTCTTCTTGTTGCAACCATTGCTTC from Robertmurraya sp. FSL R5-0851 includes the following:
- a CDS encoding DUF4870 domain-containing protein, producing MPTNEERTLAAAIYVISFFTVFIGPLLIWLIKKDSSSYIDYHGKEYMNFFISYSIYTFVSLILMIVLIGFLTIWVVGLAGFIFTIIGAIKAYEGTSYRIPFIFRLIR
- a CDS encoding undecaprenyl-diphosphate phosphatase is translated as MSKLEAFVLGIIQGLTEFIPISSTGHLYLGRHLFGLDEAGIFLDTMLHIGTLLAVLVIYKNEIITIIKNPFGKLSKLVIIGTIPAVVVGLLLSDLFDSISKTGITIGWEFIFTGMILWIAEGVRRGDKTLHSITYGDALFIGTFQAAAIFPAVSRSGLTIAAGLFRKLDRETAAYFSFLLSIPAIAGGVVLQFGELASGQVENISFSSLLVATIASALFGYFAIVWMVNFLKKHSLRFFAVYVWILGLLIIILQLTGIF